One stretch of Euphorbia lathyris chromosome 7, ddEupLath1.1, whole genome shotgun sequence DNA includes these proteins:
- the LOC136235510 gene encoding uncharacterized protein isoform X1, with translation MASVVQMTDPKSTSRGVVLNFPINDDETTSSLNSLKTPPRRLRRRLLAEPKTPLSAEGIQAKLREADLRRQQFYELLASKAKPKSRSDPETSSQVVDRRQQLEARLEAAEQKRLSILASAQMRLAKLDELRKATKSGAERRFEEERKVLSTKVESRVQQAEAKRMLILKAYKQRKAAKREQAIRSLTLKMSKKDNYRESVHDAIYQKHAAAERNRLGLLGEKKTRAHTTALQVQKIARSVYSQQETRKHKKDQIEYQLKMAKRKREEYLRHRKSLKSHLPANSKMVDKQEYSSRKIARHWRHFMKSRKTTLSLAKAYASLGINEKSVKLMPFEQLAILIKSENTVNTVKALMYRLESLLKLLLAARDKQSSLADIDHLLRHLAFPHCKENFSNTIQGEVRTAKSVEKEVRTPENFKRYPTRVVLSAYMIMGHPDAVLNRQGECEIVLAESAVNFIRQFELLVKRIIDGPVQTSLEEIASEIPKQTSIRSQLEAYDKAWCSYLHNLVAWKSKDAKLLEEDLVRAAFQLELSIMQPGKMTSVDDGVVSQYMESFKKQVMDEQKLLREQVLHVAGSAGVERMEHALAEMRTKFVEGKEPGSPFKASTLHISPSFRSGRLERPPVPISVEANYLAEGCQVSSSSMGSSPEIDSSSSSKGIDFSPPKSTSSNCLSSDPMSVSENELLVNDIIHTHHQGLADSLNAMDKDHYDVKEKVRETMEKAFWDCVMESIKQDEPDFSWILKLMKEVRDELCEMSPQSWRQEIIMTIDVDNLSQVLKSGTLDMDCLGKSLEFALGTLQKLSAPVNDEEIKSSHTKLLRELREISKSGDISNASLSLSVIKGLRFVLEEIQALKKEISKARVKFVEPLIKGPAGVEYLKKSFANRYGAPTDAQSSLKLTSHWLSSVLPHAEQEWDEYRDSLSALPNSTETSQVLPTTLRTGGAISAVSELGSPATALTGSNELECKGERVDKLVRLGLLKLASGVKGLSLEALPETLKLNLSRLRAVQSQYQKAIVISTCMLILRQMLFSEKLLSNTLDMENIVSECHKKLSEVLDSLEDIGISEIVTTIFELLKGHSHMIDAEKLEGKEKIMESMLGKSLQGEDAVFKRVSHCVYLAFRAGVLGGNGYRGRQLVTSILQRMGASFLADRVLKAAEILVVVATVSCSVHGVWYEELLKDM, from the exons ATGGCCAGCGTAGTACAAATGACTGATCCCAAGAGCACGTCAAGAGGAGTTGTGCTGAATTTTCCGATAAACGACGACGAAACAACGTCGTCTTTGAATTCGCTCAAGACTCCTCCCCGAAGATTGAGGCGACGTTTGCTTGCGGAGCCTAAAACTCCTCTCTCTGCTGAAGGTATACAAGCTAAGCTCAGAGAAGCCGATCTCCGTCGACAG CAATTTTATGAACTTTTGGCAAGCAAAGCAAAGCCCAAGTCCAGAAGCGATCCAGAAACTAGCTCCCAGGTGGTGGATCGCCGTCAGCAGCTTGAAGCAAGGCTCGAAGCTGCTGAACAGAAACG GTTAAGCATTCTTGCTAGTGCTCAGATGCGCCTGGCAAAGCTGGATGAGTTGCGGAAAGCAACTAAAAGTGGAGCAGAGAGACGGTTTGAAGAGGAACGCAAAGTGCTCAGTACTAAAGTTGAATCACGGGTTCAGCAAGCAGAAGCAAAGCGCATGCTTATTCTTAAAGCTTATAAGCAGAGGAAAGCAGCAAAGAGAGAGCAAGCAATTAGGTCATTGACACTGAAAATGTCTAAGAAAGACAACTATAGAGAGAGTGTCCATGACGCAATTTACCAAAAACATGCAGCTGCTGAGAGAAATCGGCTGGGGCTGCTAGGAGAAAAGAAGACAAGGGCCCATACAACAGCACTGCAGGTACAGAAAATAGCTAGGTCTGTCTATAGTCAACAAGAGACTAGGAAACACAAAAAGGATCAAATAGAGTATCAACTCAAAATG GctaagagaaaaagagaagagtATTTGAGGCATAGAAAAAGCTTGAAAAGTCATCTGCCTGCTAACTCAAAAATGGTGGATAAGCAGGAGTATTCTTCAAGAAAGATAGCGAG GCATTGGAGGCACTTTATGAAGTCGAGGAAAACTACTCTCTCTTTGGCAAAAGCTTATGCATCTTTGGGGATAAATGAAAAATCTGTGAAATTAATGCCCTTTGAACAGCTTGCTATCTTAATCAAGTCAGAAAATACTGTCAACACTGTAAAAGCTTTAATGTACCGTCTAGAGTCTCTCCTCAAACTCTTACTGGCAGCAAGGGACAAACAATCTAGTCTAGCTGACATTGATCACCTCCTTAGGCATCTTGCATTCCCACATTGTAAAGAAAATTTTAGCAATACTATCCAAGGAGAAGTAAGAACTGCCAAGTCTGTTGAAAAGGAAGTTCGGACACCAGAAAATTTTAAAAGGTATCCAACTAGAGTTGTATTAAGTGCTTATATGATAATGGGACACCCAGATGCAGTTCTCAACAGGCAGGGTGAGTGTGAGATTGTGCTGGCTGAATCTGCAGTTAATTTCATTCGCCAATTTGAGTTGTTGGTCAAAAGAATAATAGATGGCCCTGTTCAGACTTCTCTAGAGGAAATAGCCTCTGAGATTCCAAAACAAACGAGTATTAGGTCCCAGCTGGAAGCTTATGACAAAGCATGGTGTTCTTACCTGCACAACTTGGTGGCATGGAAGTCAAAGGATGCTAAACTACTAGAGGAGGATTTGGTGAGAGCTGCTTTCCAGCTTGAGCTCTCAATTATGCAACCTGGCAAGATGACTTCTGTAGATGATGGAGTTGTGTCTCAATACATGGAGTCTTTTAAAAAGCAG GTTATGGATGAACAGAAACTTCTAAGGGAACAGGTGTTGCATGTTGCTGGTAGTGCCGGAGTTGAGCGCATGGAACATGCTCTTGCTGAAATGCGAACAAAGTTTGTTGAGGGAAAGGAACCTGGGAGTCCATTTAAAGCTTCTACCCTGCATATATCACCTTCCTTTAGATCTGGTAGACTGGAGCGACCTCCGGTTCCCATCTCTGTGGAGGCAAATTATTTGGCTGAAGGCTGTCAAGTGTCAAGTAGTTCAATGGGCTCCTCACCTGAGATAGACAGTTCCTCCTCAAGCAAAGGAATTGATTTCTCGCCACCCAAAAGTACCAGTAGTAACTGTTTGAGCTCTGATCCAATGTCAGTCAGTGAAAATGAGTTGCTTGTAAATGATATTATCCATACACATCATCAAGGGCTTGCTGATAGTCTTAATGCTATGGATAAAGATCATTATGATGTGAAG GAAAAAGTGAGAGAGACAATGGAAAAGGCTTTCTGGGATTGTGTTATGGAATCCATCAAGCAAGACGAGCCTGATTTTAGTTGGATTCTTAAACTCATGAAGGAAGTAAGGGATGAGCTATGCGAGATGTCCCCTCAGAGTTGGAGACAGGAGATCATTATGACTATAGATGTTGATAATCTCTCACAG GTGTTGAAATCAGGAACTCTGGATATGGATTGTCTTGGGAAGAGTCTAGAGTTTGCATTAGGCACTTTGCAGAAACTTTCTGCCCCAGTAAATGATGAGGAAATTAAAAGTTCTCACACGAAATTACTAAGAGAACTGAGAGAGATATCCAAATCTGGAGATATATCAAATGCCTCTCTTTCCCTTTCAGTGATTAAAGGTCTGCGCTTTGTGCTGGAAGAGATTCAG GCTCTTAAGAAAGAGATCAGTAAAGCTCGTGTCAAATTCGTAGAACCGCTCATCAAGGGTCCTGCTGGTGTGGAATATCTTAAGAAATCTTTCGCCAACCGATATGGTGCACCAACTGATGCTCAATCCTCTCTAAAATTAACAAGTCATTGGCTTTCATCTGTGCTTCCACATGCAGAGCAGGAGTGGGATGAATACAGGGATTCTCTTTCTGCTCTTCCAAATAGCACCGAGACTTCTCAAGTGCTCCCAACTACTCTTCGAACAGGAGGTGCCATTTCAGCAGTATCAGAACTTGGATCTCCAGCTACAG CTTTGACAGGTTCAAATGAATTAGAATGCAAGGGAGAGAGGGTTGATAAATTGGTTAGGCTCGGGTTGTTGAAGCTTGCAAGTGGAGTAAAAGGGTTGAGTCTGGAAGCTCTGCCTGAAACTCTTAAACTGAATCTATCAAGATTAAGAGCTGTCCAATCACAATACCAGAAAGCCATAGTCATTTCTACCTG CATGTTGATCCTCCGGCAAATGCTTTTCTCTGAGAAGTTACTGAGCAACACTTTGGACATGGAAAATATAGTATCTGAATGCCACAAGAAACTGTCCGAAGTGTTGGACAGTCTCGAAGATATTGGCATATCAGAAATTGTTACTACAATATTCGAGTTATTAAAAGGTCATAGCCATATGATTGATGCTGAAAAACTCGAAGGGAAGGAAAAGATTATGGAAAGCATGTTAGGAAAGAGCTTGCAAGGCGAGGATGCGGTGTTTAAGCGAGTTTCTCACTGTGTTTATCTAGCTTTTAGAGCAGGCGTACTTGGAGGGAATGGTTACAGAGGAAGGCAATTAGTGACTTCCATTCTGCAAAGAATGGGAGCATCTTTTCTCGCTGATAGGGTACTCAAGGCTGCCGAAATTTTGGTTGTGGTGGCAACAGTATCTTGCAGTGTACATGGAGTATGGTATGAAGAACTGCTTAAAGATATGTAA
- the LOC136235510 gene encoding uncharacterized protein isoform X2 — MASVVQMTDPKSTSRGVVLNFPINDDETTSSLNSLKTPPRRLRRRLLAEPKTPLSAEGIQAKLREADLRRQQFYELLASKAKPKSRSDPETSSQVVDRRQQLEARLEAAEQKRLSILASAQMRLAKLDELRKATKSGAERRFEEERKVLSTKVESRVQQAEAKRMLILKAYKQRKAAKREQAIRSLTLKMSKKDNYRESVHDAIYQKHAAAERNRLGLLGEKKTRAHTTALQVQKIARSVYSQQETRKHKKDQIEYQLKMAKRKREEYLRHRKSLKSHLPANSKMVDKQEYSSRKIARHWRHFMKSRKTTLSLAKAYASLGINEKSVKLMPFEQLAILIKSENTVNTVKALMYRLESLLKLLLAARDKQSSLADIDHLLRHLAFPHCKENFSNTIQGEVRTAKSVEKEVRTPENFKRYPTRVVLSAYMIMGHPDAVLNRQGECEIVLAESAVNFIRQFELLVKRIIDGPVQTSLEEIASEIPKQTSIRSQLEAYDKAWCSYLHNLVAWKSKDAKLLEEDLVRAAFQLELSIMQPGKMTSVDDGVVSQYMESFKKQVMDEQKLLREQVLHVAGSAGVERMEHALAEMRTKFVEGKEPGSPFKASTLHISPSFRSGRLERPPVPISVEANYLAEGCQVSSSSMGSSPEIDSSSSSKGIDFSPPKSTSSNCLSSDPMSVSENELLVNDIIHTHHQGLADSLNAMDKDHYDVKEKVRETMEKAFWDCVMESIKQDEPDFSWILKLMKEVRDELCEMSPQSWRQEIIMTIDVDNLSQVLKSGTLDMDCLGKSLEFALGTLQKLSAPVNDEEIKSSHTKLLRELREISKSGDISNASLSLSVIKGLRFVLEEIQALKKEISKARVKFVEPLIKGPAGVEYLKKSFANRYGAPTDAQSSLKLTSHWLSSVLPHAEQEWDEYRDSLSALPNSTETSQVLPTTLRTGGAISAVSELGSPATGSNELECKGERVDKLVRLGLLKLASGVKGLSLEALPETLKLNLSRLRAVQSQYQKAIVISTCMLILRQMLFSEKLLSNTLDMENIVSECHKKLSEVLDSLEDIGISEIVTTIFELLKGHSHMIDAEKLEGKEKIMESMLGKSLQGEDAVFKRVSHCVYLAFRAGVLGGNGYRGRQLVTSILQRMGASFLADRVLKAAEILVVVATVSCSVHGVWYEELLKDM, encoded by the exons ATGGCCAGCGTAGTACAAATGACTGATCCCAAGAGCACGTCAAGAGGAGTTGTGCTGAATTTTCCGATAAACGACGACGAAACAACGTCGTCTTTGAATTCGCTCAAGACTCCTCCCCGAAGATTGAGGCGACGTTTGCTTGCGGAGCCTAAAACTCCTCTCTCTGCTGAAGGTATACAAGCTAAGCTCAGAGAAGCCGATCTCCGTCGACAG CAATTTTATGAACTTTTGGCAAGCAAAGCAAAGCCCAAGTCCAGAAGCGATCCAGAAACTAGCTCCCAGGTGGTGGATCGCCGTCAGCAGCTTGAAGCAAGGCTCGAAGCTGCTGAACAGAAACG GTTAAGCATTCTTGCTAGTGCTCAGATGCGCCTGGCAAAGCTGGATGAGTTGCGGAAAGCAACTAAAAGTGGAGCAGAGAGACGGTTTGAAGAGGAACGCAAAGTGCTCAGTACTAAAGTTGAATCACGGGTTCAGCAAGCAGAAGCAAAGCGCATGCTTATTCTTAAAGCTTATAAGCAGAGGAAAGCAGCAAAGAGAGAGCAAGCAATTAGGTCATTGACACTGAAAATGTCTAAGAAAGACAACTATAGAGAGAGTGTCCATGACGCAATTTACCAAAAACATGCAGCTGCTGAGAGAAATCGGCTGGGGCTGCTAGGAGAAAAGAAGACAAGGGCCCATACAACAGCACTGCAGGTACAGAAAATAGCTAGGTCTGTCTATAGTCAACAAGAGACTAGGAAACACAAAAAGGATCAAATAGAGTATCAACTCAAAATG GctaagagaaaaagagaagagtATTTGAGGCATAGAAAAAGCTTGAAAAGTCATCTGCCTGCTAACTCAAAAATGGTGGATAAGCAGGAGTATTCTTCAAGAAAGATAGCGAG GCATTGGAGGCACTTTATGAAGTCGAGGAAAACTACTCTCTCTTTGGCAAAAGCTTATGCATCTTTGGGGATAAATGAAAAATCTGTGAAATTAATGCCCTTTGAACAGCTTGCTATCTTAATCAAGTCAGAAAATACTGTCAACACTGTAAAAGCTTTAATGTACCGTCTAGAGTCTCTCCTCAAACTCTTACTGGCAGCAAGGGACAAACAATCTAGTCTAGCTGACATTGATCACCTCCTTAGGCATCTTGCATTCCCACATTGTAAAGAAAATTTTAGCAATACTATCCAAGGAGAAGTAAGAACTGCCAAGTCTGTTGAAAAGGAAGTTCGGACACCAGAAAATTTTAAAAGGTATCCAACTAGAGTTGTATTAAGTGCTTATATGATAATGGGACACCCAGATGCAGTTCTCAACAGGCAGGGTGAGTGTGAGATTGTGCTGGCTGAATCTGCAGTTAATTTCATTCGCCAATTTGAGTTGTTGGTCAAAAGAATAATAGATGGCCCTGTTCAGACTTCTCTAGAGGAAATAGCCTCTGAGATTCCAAAACAAACGAGTATTAGGTCCCAGCTGGAAGCTTATGACAAAGCATGGTGTTCTTACCTGCACAACTTGGTGGCATGGAAGTCAAAGGATGCTAAACTACTAGAGGAGGATTTGGTGAGAGCTGCTTTCCAGCTTGAGCTCTCAATTATGCAACCTGGCAAGATGACTTCTGTAGATGATGGAGTTGTGTCTCAATACATGGAGTCTTTTAAAAAGCAG GTTATGGATGAACAGAAACTTCTAAGGGAACAGGTGTTGCATGTTGCTGGTAGTGCCGGAGTTGAGCGCATGGAACATGCTCTTGCTGAAATGCGAACAAAGTTTGTTGAGGGAAAGGAACCTGGGAGTCCATTTAAAGCTTCTACCCTGCATATATCACCTTCCTTTAGATCTGGTAGACTGGAGCGACCTCCGGTTCCCATCTCTGTGGAGGCAAATTATTTGGCTGAAGGCTGTCAAGTGTCAAGTAGTTCAATGGGCTCCTCACCTGAGATAGACAGTTCCTCCTCAAGCAAAGGAATTGATTTCTCGCCACCCAAAAGTACCAGTAGTAACTGTTTGAGCTCTGATCCAATGTCAGTCAGTGAAAATGAGTTGCTTGTAAATGATATTATCCATACACATCATCAAGGGCTTGCTGATAGTCTTAATGCTATGGATAAAGATCATTATGATGTGAAG GAAAAAGTGAGAGAGACAATGGAAAAGGCTTTCTGGGATTGTGTTATGGAATCCATCAAGCAAGACGAGCCTGATTTTAGTTGGATTCTTAAACTCATGAAGGAAGTAAGGGATGAGCTATGCGAGATGTCCCCTCAGAGTTGGAGACAGGAGATCATTATGACTATAGATGTTGATAATCTCTCACAG GTGTTGAAATCAGGAACTCTGGATATGGATTGTCTTGGGAAGAGTCTAGAGTTTGCATTAGGCACTTTGCAGAAACTTTCTGCCCCAGTAAATGATGAGGAAATTAAAAGTTCTCACACGAAATTACTAAGAGAACTGAGAGAGATATCCAAATCTGGAGATATATCAAATGCCTCTCTTTCCCTTTCAGTGATTAAAGGTCTGCGCTTTGTGCTGGAAGAGATTCAG GCTCTTAAGAAAGAGATCAGTAAAGCTCGTGTCAAATTCGTAGAACCGCTCATCAAGGGTCCTGCTGGTGTGGAATATCTTAAGAAATCTTTCGCCAACCGATATGGTGCACCAACTGATGCTCAATCCTCTCTAAAATTAACAAGTCATTGGCTTTCATCTGTGCTTCCACATGCAGAGCAGGAGTGGGATGAATACAGGGATTCTCTTTCTGCTCTTCCAAATAGCACCGAGACTTCTCAAGTGCTCCCAACTACTCTTCGAACAGGAGGTGCCATTTCAGCAGTATCAGAACTTGGATCTCCAGCTACAG GTTCAAATGAATTAGAATGCAAGGGAGAGAGGGTTGATAAATTGGTTAGGCTCGGGTTGTTGAAGCTTGCAAGTGGAGTAAAAGGGTTGAGTCTGGAAGCTCTGCCTGAAACTCTTAAACTGAATCTATCAAGATTAAGAGCTGTCCAATCACAATACCAGAAAGCCATAGTCATTTCTACCTG CATGTTGATCCTCCGGCAAATGCTTTTCTCTGAGAAGTTACTGAGCAACACTTTGGACATGGAAAATATAGTATCTGAATGCCACAAGAAACTGTCCGAAGTGTTGGACAGTCTCGAAGATATTGGCATATCAGAAATTGTTACTACAATATTCGAGTTATTAAAAGGTCATAGCCATATGATTGATGCTGAAAAACTCGAAGGGAAGGAAAAGATTATGGAAAGCATGTTAGGAAAGAGCTTGCAAGGCGAGGATGCGGTGTTTAAGCGAGTTTCTCACTGTGTTTATCTAGCTTTTAGAGCAGGCGTACTTGGAGGGAATGGTTACAGAGGAAGGCAATTAGTGACTTCCATTCTGCAAAGAATGGGAGCATCTTTTCTCGCTGATAGGGTACTCAAGGCTGCCGAAATTTTGGTTGTGGTGGCAACAGTATCTTGCAGTGTACATGGAGTATGGTATGAAGAACTGCTTAAAGATATGTAA
- the LOC136201511 gene encoding uncharacterized protein, translating into MDEPPASDCCSVCHGRFKVPVQANCSHWFCGDCIMLVWHHGSAIQPCKCPLCRRQITLLVPGGASRRDRHSSEVAEVLQKIETYNRLFGGQTSGLFQRMQDLPFLLRRLMREMMDPQRTLPLVIRARVYIATILSAIYVLSPIDIIPEGILGIVGLLDDLLIALICFLHVAAIYRSVLYFRHGGS; encoded by the exons atggacgAACCTCCGGCGAGCGATTGTTGCTCGGTCTGCCATGGACGCTTCAAGGTCCCTGTCCAGGCCAATTGCTCTCACTGGTTTTGTG GTGATTGTATTATGCTTGTTTGGCATCATGGATCTGCAATTCAACCATGTAAATGTCCTCTTTGTCGTCGTCAAATTACCTTGTTAGTTCCTGGTGGAGCCTCACGAAGGGATCGCCATAGTTCTGAAGTTGCTGAGGTTCTGCAGAAGATAGAAACTTATAATCGCCTTTTTGGTGGACAGACCAGTGGTCTGTTTCAG AGAATGCAAGATCTTCCGTTCTTGCTACGAAGATTGATGAGGGAAATGATGGATCCACAAAGAACACTTCCTTTGGTGATCAGGGCACGCGTCTATATTGCA ACGATACTAAGTGCAATCTACGTTCTGAGCCCTATAGACATTATTCCTGAAG GAATATTGGGTATAGTTGGCCTCTTGGACGATCTCCTTATAGCTCTTATTTGCTTCCTTCATGTGGCTGCAATCTACCGATCTGTACTGTACTTTCGTCATGGAGGTTCTTGA